One window from the genome of Carnobacteriaceae bacterium zg-84 encodes:
- a CDS encoding ABC transporter permease, giving the protein MTAFIIFATLILGIFITSMFLDSKKAMEVFITNRFAKPGTKGYIMGADEGGREILFQLIIGARNSLTIAFSVTVLTTLAGLFIGTISGYYGGWVDAVVMRIVDFISILPRLLLIIAFLQVVPNYSMLAFIFIMSVFSWVGNARLYRGKALAESSMEYIKAAKTLGESDLRIMTRELLPNMSSIIIVNTTLSLAGNIGLETGLSYLGFGLPSSTPSLGTLIGYATNSDIIKNKVWVWLPASLLVLVLMLCVNYIGEALKRSSDAKQRLG; this is encoded by the coding sequence ATGACAGCTTTTATTATCTTTGCGACATTGATTTTAGGTATTTTTATTACATCAATGTTTTTAGATAGTAAAAAAGCAATGGAAGTATTTATTACAAATCGTTTTGCCAAACCAGGTACAAAAGGTTACATTATGGGTGCCGATGAAGGTGGTCGTGAGATTTTATTCCAGTTGATTATTGGTGCAAGAAATTCATTGACAATTGCTTTTAGCGTAACTGTTTTAACAACTCTTGCCGGGTTGTTTATTGGAACGATTTCAGGATACTATGGTGGATGGGTTGATGCTGTTGTGATGCGTATTGTTGATTTCATCAGTATTTTACCAAGATTATTGCTAATCATTGCATTTTTACAAGTTGTACCAAACTATTCAATGCTTGCGTTCATTTTTATCATGAGTGTTTTCTCATGGGTAGGGAATGCAAGATTATATCGTGGGAAAGCTTTAGCAGAATCTTCAATGGAGTATATAAAAGCTGCTAAAACATTAGGTGAAAGTGATTTGCGTATTATGACACGTGAATTATTACCGAATATGAGTTCTATTATTATTGTAAATACAACATTATCCTTAGCAGGAAATATTGGTTTAGAAACAGGTTTGAGTTATTTAGGATTTGGTTTACCAAGTTCTACGCCAAGTTTAGGGACATTGATTGGATATGCAACCAACTCAGATATTATTAAAAACAAAGTGTGGGTGTGGCTACCCGCATCATTACTTGTTTTGGTGTTAATGCTTTGTGTTAACTATATTGGTGAAGCGTTGAAACGTTCATCAGATGCAAAACAACGTTTAGGTTAG
- a CDS encoding ABC transporter permease gives MWKVILRRILVMIPQILILSLLIFILAKMMPGDALSGKASASLTIKDIEAIRQANGWNDPWYVQYGRWISKAFHGDLGNSYQNQRPVVDIIGERLSNTVWLSILTVVIMYLVAIPLGMIAGRYQNSWADKIIVFLNFLNFSIPGFVAGLLAIWLFGYSLGWFPTRGTETSGVVLTGLAYFWDRFHHILLPSLIMGILSTVGTIQYLRSGIIDAKSLDYVRTARAKGVPLNKVYSRHIFRNSILPIVTFIGYDITGILSGSIFIENIFSFPGMGKLFIDSINGRDYSLMTALILMYGLAGLFGSLLSDVALALVDPRIRIQ, from the coding sequence ATGTGGAAAGTGATTTTACGAAGAATATTGGTCATGATTCCTCAAATTTTAATTTTAAGCCTATTAATTTTCATATTGGCTAAAATGATGCCTGGGGATGCGTTATCTGGGAAAGCGAGTGCTTCATTAACGATAAAAGACATTGAAGCAATTCGACAAGCAAATGGTTGGAATGATCCGTGGTATGTACAATATGGTCGTTGGATTAGTAAAGCATTTCATGGAGATTTAGGAAACAGTTATCAAAACCAACGTCCTGTTGTTGATATTATTGGTGAACGTTTGAGTAATACGGTGTGGTTATCTATCTTAACAGTTGTGATTATGTATTTAGTAGCTATTCCTTTAGGTATGATAGCTGGTCGTTACCAAAATTCATGGGCTGATAAAATTATTGTTTTCTTAAACTTTTTAAACTTTTCAATTCCAGGGTTTGTTGCCGGATTATTGGCTATTTGGCTATTCGGATATTCATTAGGTTGGTTCCCAACTCGTGGTACTGAAACATCTGGTGTTGTTTTAACTGGTCTAGCGTACTTCTGGGATAGATTCCATCACATTTTATTACCATCCTTAATTATGGGTATTTTATCAACAGTTGGTACCATTCAATATTTAAGATCAGGTATTATTGATGCGAAATCTTTAGACTATGTACGTACAGCACGTGCAAAAGGTGTTCCTTTGAATAAAGTATATTCAAGACATATTTTTAGAAACTCTATTTTACCGATTGTGACATTTATTGGATATGATATTACAGGTATTTTATCTGGTTCAATTTTTATTGAGAACATTTTCTCATTCCCTGGGATGGGTAAATTATTTATCGATTCAATCAATGGACGTGACTACTCACTAATGACAGCACTGATTTTAATGTATGGATTAGCCGGTTTATTTGGTTCCTTACTATCGGATGTGGCACTTGCATTAGTTGATCCACGCATTCGCATTCAGTAG
- a CDS encoding ABC transporter ATP-binding protein — protein MVGIIQVENLKVHYPIRSGFWNRVTDHVYAVDGVNLDIEEGKTYGLVGESGSGKSTIGKAIIGLEKITSGKIYYNGEDITKQVKKRTSEYNRNVQMIFQDSLSSFNPKKRIQDILSEPLRNFEKLSPDEERRRILELLDIIGFTEDILTKYPHEFSGGQRQRIGVARAIASKPKLVIADEPVSALDLSVQAQVLNYMKRIQDEYGIAYLFISHDLGVVKHMSDDLAIMYRGRFVEYGNKKDIYENPKHIYTQRLLSAIPSVNPDSAEENKIKRLKVESEYAKNQAEYFDKNGRVYDLENISNTHKVALSSVQKGGTM, from the coding sequence ATCGTGGGTATTATCCAAGTTGAAAATTTAAAAGTACATTATCCAATTCGTAGTGGATTTTGGAATCGTGTCACAGATCATGTGTATGCCGTGGATGGTGTTAACTTAGATATTGAAGAAGGTAAAACGTATGGTTTAGTTGGTGAATCTGGATCAGGTAAATCAACTATTGGTAAAGCTATTATTGGTTTAGAAAAAATTACTTCTGGTAAAATTTATTACAATGGAGAAGACATTACAAAACAAGTAAAAAAACGTACATCTGAATACAACCGTAACGTTCAAATGATTTTCCAAGACTCTTTATCAAGTTTTAATCCTAAAAAACGTATTCAAGATATTTTATCAGAACCATTACGTAATTTTGAAAAATTATCACCAGATGAAGAAAGACGTCGTATTTTAGAATTATTAGACATTATCGGATTTACGGAAGATATTTTAACGAAATATCCACATGAATTTTCAGGTGGTCAACGTCAACGTATTGGGGTGGCACGTGCTATTGCATCCAAACCGAAATTAGTGATTGCTGATGAACCGGTATCTGCATTGGACTTATCTGTACAAGCGCAAGTATTAAACTACATGAAACGTATTCAAGATGAATATGGTATTGCTTATTTATTTATTTCTCATGATTTAGGTGTTGTCAAACACATGTCAGATGATTTAGCTATCATGTATCGTGGACGATTTGTAGAGTATGGTAACAAAAAAGATATTTATGAAAATCCAAAACATATTTATACACAACGTTTATTATCCGCAATTCCATCTGTTAATCCTGATTCAGCTGAAGAAAATAAAATAAAACGTTTGAAAGTTGAAAGTGAGTATGCAAAAAATCAAGCAGAATACTTCGATAAAAATGGGCGTGTGTATGATTTAGAAAATATTAGCAATACACATAAAGTCGCACTATCTTCAGTTCAAAAAGGAGGTACGATGTAA
- a CDS encoding ABC transporter ATP-binding protein, giving the protein MTYEKTLLDVRDLHTGFRYNDQFYDAVDGVSFTLSNNEILAIVGESGCGKSTLATTIVGLHDAKNTRISGEILYRQDNLAEFTDKQFEKIRGNDIGVIFQDPLSALNPLMTIFKQIEETLIYHTTMNKEERRQRVLELLTQVGIPNPERVAKQYPHELSGGMRQRVVIAIALACKPPIIIADEPTTALDVTIQAQILDLLNDLQEETEAGIILITHDLGVVAETADKVAVMYAGQFVEVAPVNELFNNPLHPYTRSLLQSMPQDDSEEDLHVIQGSVPSLINLDRTGCRFAPRIPWISEDAHEKDPVLHEVSPGHFVRCSCYKHFHFDGEGE; this is encoded by the coding sequence TTGACGTATGAAAAAACGTTATTAGATGTACGTGATTTACATACAGGATTTCGTTACAACGATCAATTTTATGATGCAGTAGATGGTGTATCATTTACATTATCAAATAATGAAATTTTAGCTATTGTAGGTGAGTCAGGTTGTGGTAAAAGTACATTAGCAACAACAATTGTTGGATTGCATGATGCAAAAAACACACGTATATCTGGTGAAATTTTATATAGACAAGATAACTTAGCAGAATTTACAGATAAACAATTTGAAAAAATCCGTGGTAACGACATTGGTGTTATTTTCCAAGATCCATTGTCAGCATTAAATCCATTGATGACGATTTTTAAACAAATTGAAGAAACACTGATTTATCATACGACAATGAACAAAGAAGAACGTCGTCAACGTGTGTTGGAATTATTAACTCAAGTAGGTATTCCTAATCCAGAGCGTGTGGCAAAGCAATATCCACATGAATTATCCGGTGGGATGCGCCAACGTGTCGTTATTGCGATAGCTTTGGCTTGTAAACCACCAATTATTATTGCTGATGAACCAACAACAGCGTTAGACGTAACAATCCAAGCGCAAATTCTTGACTTATTAAATGATTTACAAGAAGAAACCGAAGCAGGAATTATTTTAATTACCCATGACTTAGGGGTAGTGGCTGAAACAGCCGATAAAGTAGCTGTTATGTATGCAGGACAATTTGTTGAAGTAGCTCCAGTAAATGAATTATTTAATAATCCGTTACATCCGTATACACGTTCATTATTACAGTCAATGCCTCAAGATGATAGTGAAGAAGACTTACATGTGATTCAAGGTAGCGTACCGTCTTTAATTAACTTAGATCGTACAGGGTGCCGTTTTGCACCACGTATTCCGTGGATTTCCGAAGACGCACACGAAAAAGATCCAGTTTTACACGAAGTATCGCCTGGTCATTTTGTGAGATGTTCTTGTTACAAACATTTTCATTTTGATGGGGAAGGAGAATAA
- the acpP gene encoding acyl carrier protein — protein MEEKIYEKVLDIVSEQFNTDKSDLSKETRFKEDLQADSISVVELIMAFEQEFGGTISDEESEHIQTIGDIVSYIASKS, from the coding sequence ATGGAAGAAAAAATTTATGAGAAAGTTTTAGACATTGTGTCTGAACAGTTTAATACAGATAAAAGCGATTTATCAAAAGAAACACGATTTAAAGAAGATTTACAAGCAGATTCTATTTCGGTCGTTGAATTGATTATGGCTTTTGAACAAGAATTTGGGGGAACAATTTCTGATGAAGAATCAGAACATATTCAAACAATAGGAGATATTGTTTCGTATATTGCTTCTAAATCATAA
- the plsX gene encoding phosphate acyltransferase PlsX, which produces MKKIAVDAMGGDFAPQSVVEGVMRAAKEFQDITFVLYGDETKIKEYLIDDTRIDIVHTDEKINSDDEPVKSIRQKKNASMVLAAQAVKDKQADAMFSAGNTGALLAAGLFIVGRIKGIERPGLMPTLPVITDPSRTFVFMDVGANADCKPHHLVQFAILGSYYARFVQKIDKPRIALLNNGAEASKGNELTKQAYQQLLQLEDIHFIGNIEARDLLLGEADVVVTDGFTGNAVLKSVEGTALSMVQLIKSTIKQGDLKTKLGGLLVKNALSGVKDVLDYSKHGGAVLFGLKAPVVKTHGSADSTAVYYTLKQIRTILDSHVIEDLANHFDNEKESDN; this is translated from the coding sequence ATGAAAAAAATTGCAGTAGATGCAATGGGAGGCGATTTTGCGCCGCAATCAGTCGTTGAAGGTGTGATGCGTGCAGCAAAAGAATTTCAAGATATTACCTTTGTTTTATATGGTGATGAAACAAAAATAAAAGAATATTTAATAGATGATACAAGAATTGACATTGTACATACAGATGAAAAAATAAATAGTGATGATGAACCAGTAAAATCTATTAGACAAAAGAAAAATGCTTCCATGGTATTGGCGGCACAAGCTGTTAAAGATAAGCAAGCAGATGCCATGTTTTCGGCAGGGAATACAGGCGCATTGTTAGCTGCGGGGTTATTTATCGTTGGAAGAATTAAAGGTATTGAACGTCCGGGCTTAATGCCAACTTTACCTGTTATAACAGATCCAAGTCGTACGTTTGTATTTATGGATGTTGGTGCTAATGCGGATTGTAAACCACATCATCTCGTTCAATTTGCTATTTTAGGTTCGTACTATGCACGTTTTGTACAAAAAATAGATAAACCAAGAATAGCATTGTTAAACAATGGAGCGGAGGCTTCAAAAGGAAATGAGTTAACGAAGCAGGCGTATCAACAATTATTGCAATTAGAGGATATTCATTTTATTGGAAATATTGAAGCAAGAGATTTGTTATTAGGAGAAGCTGATGTTGTTGTAACAGACGGTTTTACGGGAAATGCTGTCTTGAAATCCGTTGAAGGAACAGCTTTGTCCATGGTTCAGTTAATTAAATCAACGATTAAACAAGGTGACCTTAAAACAAAACTAGGTGGATTACTCGTTAAAAATGCTTTAAGTGGCGTAAAAGATGTGTTAGACTATTCTAAACACGGTGGTGCTGTTTTATTTGGTTTAAAAGCACCTGTTGTGAAAACACATGGTTCAGCAGACAGCACAGCTGTTTATTACACATTAAAGCAAATTCGAACAATTTTAGACTCCCATGTGATTGAAGATTTAGCAAATCATTTCGATAATGAGAAAGAGAGTGATAATTAA
- the recG gene encoding ATP-dependent DNA helicase RecG, whose amino-acid sequence MKSIYDRVDTLKSVGPKRVQDLNQLGIETVEDLLLHFPFRYEDIQIRDLTEVLDQDKISLKGTILTDPVVSFYAGRKNRLSFRLGIGAQVINVVFFNQHYLKDKCQIGLEIAIYGKWEEKRQTLLGMKLLGTANQDTEFSAVYHTTKSMKQATLVKLIKQSFDDYKDVIEEVLPDEILDKYAFMDYMHAIENMHFPENQQSANEARRRMIYQELFFYQLKLNLLKYERHKTKTGSLKYDTNKLKAYIDTIPFSLTNAQKKVSNDICRDLLAPFDMNRLLQGDVGSGKTVVASIAIAACVFSGKQVAFMVPTEILAQQHYKTIQTLFQGTSIKIGLLTSSTTVKERKQMLLDVLNGQLDCLIGTHALIQEDIQFYELGLIIIDEQHRFGVMQRQKLNEKAIFQNVLYMTATPIPRTLSMTLFGEMDVSVIDELPAGRQKIITRWVKEQEMEKVLEFMKREIDKGYQAYMITPLIEESEALEDVQNAQKMYEYISEYFYEYSVGLLHGKMKADEKDDVMKRFKQNNIHILVSTTVIEVGVDVPNATIMVIQDAERFGLAQLHQLRGRVGRGDKQSYCILVANPKTEQGKQRMAIMVESQDGFYLSQKDLEMRGTGDIFGLKQSGIPDFSCADIIRDVHILNQARQDAMDIVHSQNPYIKNAYELLRKKTFDKIKL is encoded by the coding sequence ATGAAAAGTATTTATGATCGTGTCGATACATTAAAGTCAGTTGGTCCCAAAAGAGTGCAAGATTTAAATCAATTAGGTATTGAAACCGTAGAAGACTTACTTTTACATTTTCCATTTCGCTATGAAGATATTCAAATTCGTGATTTAACAGAAGTGTTAGATCAAGATAAAATTAGTTTAAAAGGAACGATTTTAACAGATCCAGTGGTTAGTTTCTATGCAGGGAGAAAGAATAGATTATCGTTCCGTTTAGGTATAGGTGCACAAGTGATAAATGTTGTTTTTTTTAATCAACATTATTTAAAAGATAAATGTCAAATTGGATTAGAAATTGCTATATATGGGAAGTGGGAAGAAAAAAGACAAACATTATTAGGTATGAAATTGCTCGGCACAGCTAATCAAGATACTGAATTTTCAGCTGTTTATCACACAACAAAATCAATGAAGCAAGCAACTTTAGTGAAATTGATTAAACAGTCTTTTGATGATTATAAAGATGTTATTGAAGAAGTCTTACCCGATGAGATTTTGGATAAATATGCTTTTATGGATTATATGCACGCTATTGAAAACATGCACTTTCCTGAAAATCAGCAATCGGCAAATGAAGCACGAAGAAGAATGATTTATCAAGAATTGTTTTTCTACCAACTAAAATTAAACTTGTTAAAATACGAAAGGCACAAAACAAAAACAGGTTCTTTAAAATACGACACAAATAAGTTGAAAGCTTATATTGATACTATTCCATTTTCTTTAACCAATGCACAAAAAAAAGTAAGCAATGATATTTGTAGAGATTTACTTGCTCCATTTGATATGAATCGTTTGCTACAAGGAGATGTTGGAAGTGGTAAAACAGTTGTGGCAAGTATTGCCATAGCAGCGTGTGTATTTAGCGGGAAACAGGTTGCTTTTATGGTGCCAACAGAAATATTAGCACAACAGCATTACAAAACCATTCAAACATTATTTCAAGGTACCTCGATAAAAATAGGATTATTGACAAGTAGTACGACAGTAAAAGAAAGAAAACAAATGTTATTAGATGTATTGAATGGTCAATTAGATTGCTTGATTGGGACACATGCACTTATTCAAGAAGATATTCAGTTTTATGAGTTAGGTTTAATTATTATTGATGAACAGCATCGCTTTGGTGTGATGCAAAGACAAAAGTTAAATGAAAAAGCTATTTTTCAAAATGTACTGTATATGACGGCTACCCCAATTCCACGAACACTTTCAATGACATTATTTGGTGAAATGGATGTATCCGTTATTGATGAATTACCTGCTGGACGGCAAAAAATTATTACAAGATGGGTAAAAGAGCAGGAAATGGAAAAAGTACTTGAATTTATGAAACGAGAAATAGATAAAGGATACCAAGCATATATGATTACACCTCTAATTGAAGAGTCTGAAGCATTAGAAGATGTACAAAATGCACAAAAAATGTATGAATATATTTCAGAGTATTTTTATGAGTATTCGGTCGGTTTATTGCACGGTAAAATGAAAGCTGATGAAAAAGACGATGTCATGAAACGATTTAAACAAAATAATATTCACATTTTAGTTTCTACAACCGTTATTGAAGTGGGTGTGGATGTACCTAATGCAACAATTATGGTTATTCAAGATGCAGAAAGATTTGGATTGGCACAATTACACCAATTACGTGGACGTGTTGGACGAGGGGATAAACAATCTTATTGTATTTTAGTTGCTAATCCTAAAACAGAACAAGGAAAACAACGTATGGCAATCATGGTTGAAAGTCAAGATGGCTTTTATCTGAGTCAAAAAGACTTAGAAATGAGAGGAACAGGAGATATTTTTGGATTAAAACAATCTGGTATTCCAGATTTTTCTTGTGCAGATATTATTCGAGATGTTCACATATTAAATCAAGCTAGACAAGATGCAATGGACATTGTGCATTCACAAAATCCTTATATAAAAAATGCGTATGAGTTGTTAAGAAAAAAGACTTTTGATAAGATAAAGTTGTAG